One segment of Bacillota bacterium DNA contains the following:
- a CDS encoding MFS transporter, with protein sequence MLWLGDLLVAAAFSLVMPFLPLYLEQLGVHRGVARLSGLILSSAFVATALASPLWGALADRFGQRPMLLRSGLSLGLIYLLMGFARDAGQFFVLRTLFGLLSGFIPAATALVAGNTPREKMGAALGTLQTANAAGNIVGPLLGGLLAQLIGIQGTFFVSGAALWMATLLVLLLVREEFHPSGSRQSLAADLRQALGVPALRTVYALLFCLQFGAMVIAPVFSLFVARIVPGAAEAATGLLFSLSGLAEISAGSLSARIGQRLGYAQTLALGFGLAALFALPQAFARSFVQLAVLRTCLGFAFALTIVSGNVLMGLHSPAGFRGRAFGLLNSVNALAAVVASSLGGWVADLFNLGTVFLVAGVVATAGLALAVGRRAVLAPGRAAGGEVSA encoded by the coding sequence GTGCTCTGGCTCGGAGACCTGCTGGTCGCCGCCGCCTTCTCCCTGGTGATGCCGTTCCTGCCGCTCTACCTGGAGCAGCTGGGCGTCCACCGGGGCGTGGCGCGTCTCTCCGGTCTCATCCTTTCCTCCGCCTTCGTCGCCACCGCCCTGGCCTCGCCCCTCTGGGGCGCGCTGGCCGACCGCTTCGGCCAGCGGCCGATGCTGCTCCGCTCCGGCCTCTCGCTGGGCCTCATCTACCTGCTGATGGGCTTCGCCCGCGACGCAGGGCAGTTCTTCGTGCTGCGCACGCTCTTCGGCCTGCTCTCCGGCTTCATCCCGGCGGCGACGGCGCTGGTGGCGGGCAACACGCCGCGCGAGAAGATGGGGGCGGCGCTGGGCACGCTGCAGACGGCCAACGCCGCCGGCAACATCGTCGGACCGCTCTTGGGCGGCCTCCTGGCCCAGCTCATCGGCATCCAGGGCACCTTCTTCGTCTCGGGTGCCGCGCTCTGGATGGCCACGCTCCTCGTCCTCCTTTTGGTGCGCGAGGAGTTCCATCCCTCCGGCAGCCGGCAGTCGCTGGCGGCCGACCTGCGCCAGGCGCTGGGGGTGCCGGCGCTGCGCACCGTCTACGCGCTCCTCTTCTGCCTCCAGTTCGGTGCCATGGTCATCGCCCCCGTCTTCAGCCTCTTCGTCGCGCGCATCGTGCCCGGCGCCGCCGAAGCGGCCACCGGCCTCCTTTTCTCGCTCTCGGGCCTGGCCGAGATCAGCGCGGGGTCGCTCTCGGCCCGCATCGGCCAGCGCCTGGGCTACGCCCAGACGCTGGCTCTGGGCTTCGGCCTGGCGGCGCTCTTCGCCCTGCCCCAGGCCTTCGCCCGCAGCTTCGTCCAGCTGGCCGTCCTGCGCACCTGCCTCGGCTTCGCCTTCGCCCTCACCATCGTCTCCGGCAACGTCCTCATGGGGCTGCACAGCCCGGCCGGCTTCCGCGGGCGAGCCTTCGGCCTGCTCAACTCGGTCAACGCGCTGGCGGCGGTGGTCGCCTCCTCGCTGGGCGGCTGGGTGGCGGACCTCTTCAATCTGGGGACGGTCTTTCTGGTGGCGGGCGTCGTGGCGACAGCGGGGCTGGCGCTGGCCGTCGGCCGCCGGGCCGTGCTGGCGCCGGGCCGGGCGGCGGGAGGGGAGGTCTCTGCCTAG
- a CDS encoding alanine--glyoxylate aminotransferase family protein: MTDERTGTHLRALRLPERLLMGPGPSPVPAPVLEALALPTVGHLDPAFLDVMNETMDGLRVLFGTENPLTMALSGTGSAGMEALFVNLVEPGDKVLIGVNGLFGERMVDVARR; this comes from the coding sequence ATGACGGATGAACGAACCGGAACCCACCTGCGGGCGCTCCGCCTGCCGGAGCGGCTGCTCATGGGGCCGGGCCCCAGCCCGGTGCCCGCCCCCGTCCTGGAGGCGCTGGCGTTGCCCACCGTGGGGCACCTGGATCCGGCCTTCCTGGACGTGATGAACGAGACCATGGACGGGCTGCGCGTCCTCTTCGGCACGGAGAACCCGCTCACCATGGCGCTCTCCGGCACGGGCAGCGCGGGCATGGAGGCTCTCTTCGTCAACCTGGTCGAGCCGGGCGACAAGGTGCTGATCGGCGTCAACGGCCTCTTCGGCGAACGCATGGTGGACGTCGCCCGCCGC